In Actinoplanes sp. NBC_00393, a single genomic region encodes these proteins:
- a CDS encoding PhzF family phenazine biosynthesis protein: protein MRIRVVDAFTDRPFAGAPAGVVLLDAFPADDWMQRVAAEVNHAETAFLHRLPAGAEADWALRWFTPAVEVALCGHATLAAAHVLREAGPVRFATRSGVLVASPGPDGMLTLDFPTAPLTAREPDPALAAALGAELVAVHHTGPNTDDLLVEVADEKTVRAIVPDLRALVPLSARGVIVTAAAGDPAAGYDFVSRFFGPAVGVDEDPVTGSAHTALAPYWAGKLGRAELTGYQASPRGGSVRVALRGDRTHLSGHAVTVIDGELHSEI from the coding sequence GTGCGCATCCGCGTGGTCGACGCCTTCACCGACCGTCCCTTCGCCGGCGCCCCGGCCGGGGTGGTCCTGCTGGACGCTTTCCCGGCCGACGACTGGATGCAGCGGGTCGCTGCTGAGGTCAACCACGCCGAGACCGCGTTCCTGCACCGCCTGCCGGCCGGCGCGGAGGCCGACTGGGCGCTGCGCTGGTTCACCCCGGCGGTCGAGGTGGCCCTCTGCGGGCACGCCACGCTGGCTGCCGCACACGTCCTGCGCGAGGCCGGCCCGGTCCGGTTCGCCACCCGCAGCGGCGTCCTGGTCGCGTCGCCCGGGCCGGACGGCATGCTCACCCTCGACTTCCCGACCGCGCCGCTGACTGCGCGTGAGCCCGATCCGGCGCTGGCCGCGGCCCTCGGCGCCGAGCTGGTCGCCGTGCACCACACCGGGCCGAACACCGACGACCTGCTGGTCGAGGTGGCGGACGAGAAAACGGTCCGCGCGATCGTGCCGGACCTGCGCGCTCTGGTCCCGCTCTCCGCCCGTGGCGTCATCGTCACCGCGGCGGCCGGCGACCCGGCCGCCGGCTACGACTTCGTCTCCCGCTTCTTCGGTCCGGCCGTCGGCGTGGACGAGGATCCGGTGACCGGCAGCGCGCACACCGCCCTGGCGCCCTACTGGGCGGGCAAGCTGGGCCGCGCCGAGCTGACCGGCTATCAGGCCTCGCCGCGCGGCGGCTCCGTGCGGGTCGCGCTGCGCGGCGACCGTACCCATCTGAGCGGCCACGCGGTCACGGTGATCGACGGCGAGCTGCACAGCGAGATCTGA
- a CDS encoding F0F1 ATP synthase subunit epsilon gives MANQLHVEVVAVEEKVWSGEAEMLVARTTEGEIGVLPGHSPLLGLLKEPSQVRVKLAGGEQLTYDVAGGFLSIDANGVTVLAESATPATPESH, from the coding sequence GTGGCCAACCAGCTGCACGTCGAGGTCGTCGCCGTCGAGGAGAAGGTCTGGTCCGGCGAGGCGGAGATGCTCGTGGCGCGTACGACCGAGGGCGAGATCGGTGTCCTGCCCGGTCACTCGCCGCTGCTCGGCCTGCTCAAGGAGCCGTCCCAGGTCCGTGTGAAGCTCGCCGGTGGCGAGCAGCTGACCTACGACGTGGCCGGTGGCTTCCTCTCCATCGACGCGAACGGTGTCACGGTGCTCGCCGAGAGCGCCACGCCCGCTACGCCCGAGTCTCACTGA
- a CDS encoding cob(I)yrinic acid a,c-diamide adenosyltransferase: MAVHLTRIYTRTGDAGQTRLVNNEVAAKTAPRIAAYADADECNAALGAALALGDLADDVRTVLATIQNDLFDLGADLGNPLSPEPPEYPPLRVTEEYVTRLEGWCDEYNERLAPLDSFILPGGTPGAALLHVARTVARRAERTAWALYEQEPDRTSVQPAKYLNRLSDLLFILSRVANPDGDVKWVPGGSRR, from the coding sequence ATGGCAGTGCATCTCACCCGGATCTACACCCGTACCGGCGACGCCGGCCAGACCCGGCTGGTCAACAACGAGGTCGCAGCGAAGACCGCGCCGCGCATCGCGGCCTACGCGGACGCCGACGAGTGCAACGCCGCGCTGGGAGCCGCGCTGGCGCTGGGCGATCTCGCGGACGACGTACGCACGGTGCTCGCCACCATCCAGAACGACCTCTTCGATCTCGGCGCCGACCTGGGCAATCCGCTCTCGCCGGAGCCGCCGGAATACCCACCACTGCGGGTCACCGAGGAGTACGTGACCCGCCTCGAAGGCTGGTGCGACGAGTACAACGAGCGGCTCGCGCCACTGGACAGCTTCATCCTTCCGGGCGGCACCCCCGGCGCGGCCCTGCTGCACGTGGCACGCACGGTGGCGCGCCGCGCGGAGCGCACGGCCTGGGCTCTTTACGAACAGGAGCCGGATCGTACGAGTGTGCAGCCGGCGAAATATCTGAACCGCCTCTCCGATCTGCTCTTCATCCTGTCCCGGGTCGCCAACCCGGACGGCGACGTCAAGTGGGTCCCCGGCGGCAGCCGGAGATGA
- the murA gene encoding UDP-N-acetylglucosamine 1-carboxyvinyltransferase gives MARVDVIRVKGGARLAGDVVVGGAKNSALKLMAVALLAEGRSVVSNVPRITDIAIMAEVLRRLGCDVSLQGGEAVIDVPVEPGSEADYDLVRRLRASICVLGPLLARRGYVRVALPGGDMIGSRGLDMHVSGLARMGAEISNEHGFVIAAAPAGLRGTKIWLDFPSVGATENLLMAAVLAKGVTEIDNAAREPEIVDICQMLNSMGARIEGAGTSTLIIEGVDGPLKPVRHETVGDRIVGGTWAFAAAMTRGDVTVRGVRPEFLDIALDKLVTAGATIEPGDNEFRVRMADRPRNVDIVTLPYPGFATDLLPMALGLAAVAEGSSLITENIFDGRFMFVNEMVRLGADIRTDGHHAVVNGRERLSGAPVRATDIRAGAGLVIAGLCADGVTEVGEVHHIDRGYPDFVADLARLGVEVERTDVPEPTFDF, from the coding sequence ATGGCCCGCGTGGATGTGATCAGGGTGAAGGGCGGCGCGCGGCTCGCCGGAGACGTCGTGGTCGGCGGTGCGAAGAACTCGGCGCTCAAGCTGATGGCGGTGGCGTTGCTCGCCGAGGGCCGCAGCGTGGTGTCGAACGTGCCGCGGATCACCGACATCGCCATCATGGCCGAGGTGCTGCGCCGGCTCGGTTGCGACGTCAGCCTGCAGGGCGGCGAGGCGGTCATCGACGTGCCGGTGGAGCCGGGCAGCGAGGCCGACTACGACCTGGTGCGCCGGCTGCGCGCGTCGATCTGTGTGCTGGGCCCGCTGCTGGCCCGCCGCGGGTACGTACGGGTGGCGCTGCCGGGCGGCGACATGATCGGTTCCCGGGGCCTGGACATGCACGTCTCCGGCCTGGCCCGGATGGGTGCGGAGATCTCCAACGAGCACGGTTTCGTGATCGCCGCGGCCCCGGCCGGGCTGCGCGGCACCAAGATCTGGCTGGACTTCCCGAGCGTCGGCGCCACCGAGAACCTGCTGATGGCCGCGGTCCTGGCCAAGGGCGTCACCGAGATCGACAACGCGGCGCGGGAGCCGGAGATCGTCGACATCTGCCAGATGCTCAACTCGATGGGCGCCCGGATCGAGGGCGCCGGCACGTCGACGCTGATCATCGAGGGGGTGGACGGGCCGCTCAAGCCGGTGCGGCACGAGACCGTCGGGGACCGGATCGTCGGCGGCACCTGGGCGTTCGCCGCGGCGATGACCCGCGGCGACGTGACCGTACGCGGAGTCCGCCCGGAGTTCCTCGACATCGCGCTCGACAAGCTGGTCACCGCGGGCGCCACGATCGAGCCGGGCGACAACGAGTTCCGGGTCCGGATGGCCGACCGGCCGCGGAACGTCGACATCGTCACGCTGCCGTACCCGGGCTTCGCCACCGACCTGCTGCCGATGGCGCTCGGCCTGGCCGCGGTCGCCGAGGGTTCGTCGCTGATCACCGAGAACATCTTCGACGGCCGGTTCATGTTCGTGAACGAGATGGTGCGGCTGGGGGCGGACATCCGTACCGACGGGCACCACGCGGTCGTCAACGGGCGCGAGCGGCTCTCCGGGGCCCCGGTACGGGCCACCGACATCCGGGCCGGCGCCGGTCTGGTCATCGCCGGGCTCTGCGCCGACGGGGTGACCGAGGTCGGCGAGGTGCACCACATCGACCGGGGCTACCCGGACTTCGTGGCGGATCTGGCCCGGCTCGGCGTCGAGGTGGAGCGCACCGACGTGCCCGAGCCCACGTTCGACTTCTAA
- a CDS encoding DUF2550 domain-containing protein, translated as MRVLEIFGICVVALLALLFAVFFRRRLLMVGGGTIRVQVRISKMVRGRGWSAGLGQFVGDELRFHRMFSLAIRPKRVLDRRTLTVQERRLPAGPERLTMPGHWIILRCATEVAEVEIAMAETTVTGFLSWLEAGPPRGPGSVPGRPVFGPRPIEG; from the coding sequence ATGCGGGTTCTGGAAATCTTCGGAATCTGCGTCGTCGCGCTGCTCGCACTGCTCTTCGCCGTCTTCTTCCGCCGCCGCCTGCTCATGGTCGGCGGCGGCACCATCCGGGTCCAGGTCCGGATCAGCAAGATGGTGCGCGGCCGCGGCTGGTCTGCCGGTCTCGGGCAGTTCGTCGGCGACGAGCTGCGTTTCCACCGCATGTTCAGCCTGGCCATCCGTCCCAAGCGGGTGCTCGACCGGCGGACGCTGACGGTCCAGGAGCGGCGCCTGCCGGCCGGCCCGGAGCGTCTCACCATGCCGGGGCACTGGATCATCCTGCGCTGCGCCACCGAGGTGGCCGAGGTGGAGATCGCGATGGCCGAGACCACCGTGACCGGCTTCCTCTCCTGGCTCGAAGCGGGCCCGCCCCGCGGCCCGGGCAGTGTTCCCGGCCGGCCGGTCTTCGGGCCGCGTCCCATCGAGGGCTGA
- a CDS encoding LCP family protein: MAKKYKRRAPLWARLSAVFGAVLMVTSGGVLVTGQTVIAKYTGAVDAGDVRIGGSDTKEAADIKGPVNILLAGIDPRGTKTAPLSDSILVAHVPASMDQVYLFSLPRDLYVEIPAFDKNGFRGANSKINAAMTFGSSIGNGKYDEKQGFQLLAKTVTNLTGIKEFDSGAIVNFGGFKDIVEAMGGVTMTIDQNVKSEHLQPNGKPRPKRPECGEGGCEHPYIGPQKTYKKGTYHLEAWEALDYVRQRYGLPNGDYDRQRHQQQFVKAMAKQAMSKDVVTNPSKLLKVLDAAGDSLTFFGEGHSVVDWGLALRGVSTDDMTLIKLPGGALIENGEYLGEQLAPSTEEFFQAVKDDRIAEFLLDNPEYVSKNG; encoded by the coding sequence GTGGCAAAGAAATACAAGCGCCGCGCGCCGCTGTGGGCCCGCCTGAGCGCGGTTTTCGGCGCCGTCCTCATGGTGACGAGCGGTGGCGTGCTGGTGACCGGTCAGACCGTGATCGCCAAGTACACGGGGGCGGTGGACGCGGGCGACGTCCGGATCGGCGGCTCGGACACCAAGGAGGCCGCGGACATCAAGGGCCCGGTCAACATCCTGCTCGCCGGCATCGACCCGCGGGGCACGAAGACCGCGCCGCTCTCCGACTCGATCCTGGTCGCGCACGTGCCGGCCTCGATGGACCAGGTCTACCTGTTCTCCCTGCCCCGCGACCTGTACGTGGAGATTCCGGCCTTCGACAAGAACGGCTTCCGCGGCGCGAACTCGAAGATCAACGCCGCGATGACGTTCGGCAGCTCGATCGGCAACGGGAAGTACGACGAGAAGCAGGGTTTCCAGCTGCTCGCCAAGACGGTCACGAACCTCACCGGGATCAAGGAGTTCGACTCCGGCGCGATCGTCAACTTCGGCGGCTTCAAGGACATCGTCGAAGCCATGGGCGGCGTCACCATGACGATCGACCAGAACGTGAAGTCCGAGCACCTGCAGCCGAACGGCAAGCCCCGGCCCAAGCGGCCGGAGTGTGGGGAGGGCGGCTGCGAGCACCCGTACATCGGGCCGCAGAAGACCTACAAGAAGGGCACCTACCACCTCGAGGCGTGGGAGGCGCTGGACTACGTCCGCCAGCGCTACGGCCTGCCGAACGGCGACTACGACCGCCAGCGGCACCAGCAGCAGTTCGTCAAGGCGATGGCCAAGCAGGCGATGAGCAAGGACGTGGTGACCAACCCGTCCAAGCTGCTCAAGGTGCTGGACGCGGCCGGTGACTCGCTCACCTTCTTCGGCGAGGGGCACAGCGTCGTGGACTGGGGTCTGGCGCTGCGCGGCGTCAGCACCGACGACATGACGCTGATCAAGCTGCCCGGTGGGGCGCTCATCGAGAACGGGGAGTACCTGGGGGAGCAGCTGGCGCCGTCGACGGAGGAGTTCTTCCAGGCGGTCAAGGACGACCGGATCGCCGAGTTCCTGCTCGACAATCCGGAATACGTCAGCAAGAACGGCTGA
- the atpD gene encoding F0F1 ATP synthase subunit beta, with amino-acid sequence MTAVAEPKAETAVGRVVRVIGPVVDVEFPRDAMPPIFNALHVEVTLSGGTKKLTMEVAQHLGDNLLRAISMQPTDGLVRGAEVVNTGAPISVPVGDVTKGHVFNALGEVLNVDPSTLDIQERWSIHRKPPAFADLEPKTEMLETGIKVLDLLAPYVRGGKIGLFGGAGVGKTVLIQEMIIRVARNFGGTSVFAGVGERTREGNDLILEMDEGGVLDKTALVFGQMDEPPGTRLRVALTALTMAEYFRDVQNQEVLLFIDNIFRFTQAGSEVSTLLGRMPSAVGYQPTLADEMGELQERITSVRGKAITSLQAIYVPADDYTDPAPATTFAHLDATTNLERSISDKGIYPAVDPLASSSRILAPEFVGAEHYTVAREVQRILQKYKDLQDIIAILGMDELSEEDKVTVARARRIERFLSQNTYAAEQFTGVPGSTVPLKETIEAFKKIAEGEYDNYPEQAFFMCGGLEDLEKNAHELMKG; translated from the coding sequence ATGACTGCTGTAGCTGAGCCCAAGGCTGAGACCGCTGTCGGCCGCGTCGTCCGGGTCATCGGCCCGGTCGTCGACGTCGAGTTCCCGCGGGACGCCATGCCCCCGATCTTCAACGCGCTGCACGTGGAGGTCACCCTCTCCGGCGGCACGAAGAAGCTGACCATGGAGGTCGCCCAGCACCTGGGTGACAACCTGCTCCGCGCCATCTCGATGCAGCCGACCGACGGCCTGGTCCGCGGCGCCGAGGTGGTCAACACCGGTGCGCCGATCTCGGTGCCGGTCGGTGACGTCACCAAGGGCCACGTGTTCAACGCCCTCGGCGAGGTGCTCAACGTCGACCCGTCGACCCTGGACATCCAGGAGCGCTGGTCGATCCACCGCAAGCCCCCGGCGTTCGCCGACCTCGAGCCGAAGACCGAGATGCTGGAGACCGGCATCAAGGTGCTCGACCTGCTCGCGCCGTACGTGCGTGGTGGCAAGATCGGCCTGTTCGGTGGCGCGGGTGTGGGCAAGACGGTGCTCATCCAGGAGATGATCATCCGGGTGGCCCGTAACTTCGGTGGCACCTCGGTGTTCGCCGGCGTCGGCGAGCGCACCCGTGAGGGCAACGACCTCATCCTGGAAATGGACGAGGGTGGCGTTCTGGACAAGACCGCGCTGGTCTTCGGCCAGATGGACGAGCCGCCGGGCACCCGTCTGCGGGTCGCCCTGACCGCTCTGACCATGGCGGAGTACTTCCGGGACGTCCAGAACCAGGAGGTGCTGCTCTTCATCGACAACATCTTCCGGTTCACCCAGGCCGGTTCCGAGGTCTCCACCCTGCTCGGCCGTATGCCGTCCGCCGTGGGTTACCAGCCGACCCTGGCCGACGAGATGGGCGAGCTGCAGGAGCGGATCACCTCGGTCCGGGGCAAGGCGATCACCTCGCTGCAGGCGATCTACGTGCCCGCCGACGACTACACCGACCCGGCGCCGGCCACCACCTTCGCCCACCTGGACGCGACCACGAACCTCGAGCGGTCGATCTCCGACAAGGGCATCTACCCCGCCGTGGACCCGCTGGCCTCCAGCTCGCGGATCCTGGCGCCGGAGTTCGTCGGCGCCGAGCACTACACGGTCGCCCGTGAGGTCCAGCGGATCCTGCAGAAGTACAAGGACCTGCAGGACATCATCGCCATCCTCGGTATGGACGAGCTCTCCGAGGAGGACAAGGTCACGGTCGCCCGGGCCCGCCGCATCGAGCGGTTCCTGTCGCAGAACACCTACGCGGCGGAGCAGTTCACCGGCGTTCCCGGCTCGACGGTCCCGCTGAAGGAGACCATCGAGGCATTCAAGAAGATCGCTGAGGGTGAGTACGACAACTACCCCGAGCAGGCCTTCTTCATGTGCGGTGGCCTCGAGGACCTCGAGAAGAACGCGCACGAGCTGATGAAGGGCTGA
- a CDS encoding VOC family protein has translation MTGGLHHIELWIPDLDGALRPWGWLLGELGWQPFQEWQGGRSWKHGDVYLVLEQSPALSGEVHDRLAPGLNHLAFTVDTSTEVDRLWAEAPANGWSPLFADRYPHAGGPASYAAYLEDAEGYEVELSASHFPPAPD, from the coding sequence ATGACCGGCGGTCTGCACCACATCGAGCTCTGGATCCCCGACCTCGACGGCGCCCTGCGCCCATGGGGCTGGCTGCTCGGCGAGCTGGGCTGGCAGCCGTTCCAGGAGTGGCAGGGCGGCCGCTCCTGGAAGCACGGCGACGTCTACCTGGTGCTGGAGCAGTCCCCCGCGCTCTCCGGCGAGGTGCACGACCGCCTGGCACCCGGCCTGAACCACCTGGCGTTCACCGTGGACACGTCCACGGAGGTGGACCGGCTGTGGGCGGAGGCCCCGGCCAACGGCTGGTCCCCGCTCTTCGCCGACCGCTACCCGCACGCCGGCGGCCCGGCGAGCTACGCCGCCTACCTGGAGGACGCCGAGGGTTACGAGGTCGAGCTCAGCGCCAGCCACTTCCCTCCCGCACCGGACTAG
- a CDS encoding 3-hydroxyacyl-CoA dehydrogenase family protein → MAGRLAVIGSGLMGSGIAQVSAQAGWQVTMRDVDDASLNRGMAAIRDSLTRFAAKGRIAEDDVEATLSRISPTTDLDAAADADVVVEAIYEKVEAKHEVFKALDKICKAGAVLGTNTSAIPITQIATVTSRPESVVGIHFFSPVPMMKLVELVRGYQTSDETLASARAYAEEVGKTCVEVKRDVAGFVSNRLFSALLVEAIQLVESGVVSAADLDTVMKLGFGHAMGPLATVDLTGLDVMLNAAGNIYRDTADEKFFPPELLQRMVQAGDLGRKTGKGFYSY, encoded by the coding sequence ATGGCGGGTCGGCTCGCGGTCATCGGTTCCGGGTTGATGGGCTCCGGTATCGCACAGGTCTCGGCGCAGGCCGGATGGCAGGTCACCATGCGGGACGTCGACGACGCCTCGCTCAACCGCGGCATGGCCGCGATCAGGGACTCGCTGACCCGGTTCGCGGCCAAGGGCCGGATCGCCGAGGACGACGTCGAGGCCACCCTCTCCCGGATCAGCCCCACCACCGACCTGGACGCGGCCGCCGACGCGGACGTGGTGGTCGAGGCCATCTACGAGAAGGTCGAGGCCAAGCACGAGGTCTTCAAGGCCCTCGACAAGATCTGCAAGGCGGGCGCGGTCCTGGGGACCAACACGAGCGCCATCCCGATCACTCAGATCGCCACGGTCACCTCCCGGCCCGAGTCGGTCGTCGGCATCCACTTCTTCTCGCCGGTGCCGATGATGAAGCTGGTCGAGCTGGTCCGTGGCTACCAGACCTCGGACGAGACGCTGGCCTCGGCGCGTGCGTACGCCGAGGAGGTCGGCAAGACCTGCGTCGAGGTCAAGCGGGACGTCGCCGGCTTCGTCTCGAACCGGCTCTTCTCCGCCTTGCTTGTCGAGGCGATCCAGCTGGTCGAGTCCGGCGTGGTCAGCGCCGCCGACCTGGACACCGTGATGAAGCTCGGCTTCGGCCACGCCATGGGCCCGCTGGCGACCGTCGACCTGACCGGCCTCGACGTGATGCTGAACGCGGCCGGCAACATCTACCGCGACACCGCGGACGAGAAGTTCTTCCCGCCGGAGCTGCTCCAGCGCATGGTCCAGGCCGGCGACCTGGGCCGTAAGACGGGCAAAGGCTTCTACAGCTACTGA